GCACGGGAACAATTTTCGGGGCAAAACAGCGGGGACGCTTCTTCCCCCATCAACACAACCTCGGTGGAGGATGGCTCTACAGGAACTGGTTGCTCTAAAAGGCCCAGACCTGAAGACCAAACCCCACCAGAGGTGAAAAAAGTGACCAAACGCGGCAAGGTGACCTACAAGCCGACTGGTTTCGGCGACGCAGTTAGGGCGGACAGAAAGGTGGCTATTGTGCCTTCTGGATACCCTGACGCGTTGCTGAGCCAGGAGACGGGTGATCTGATCACACAGGCGTTAGTCAAGGCGCTGGACGCTGTCCCTACAGGACAGCCCGTCCCGTGCTTTGACGGATGCCGGTGGGATCAAGGAGCTTTGTGGGTTACCTGCGCCGATGTCAAGGCCAAACAGTGGTTGCTGGGGACTGTTCCGGCTATTAAGGCTGGGGGGGGACTCGTTCTTCAAGCTCTGGAGAATGAAAAACTCCCTAGACTTAAGAAGCTGACGGCAGTTCTCAGTACCAGAGTTGCGAGATTTGCAATTAAAAACTACTGACAgtacaatatttaatatacttattaatggagaatattaaaaatacaagtacatcgtatttttcaattaaagtttatttgcagtaaaaatacaaaaattaattgtatttgaaaatgcgcataaatgaaaataaccagtatttaataataaaaaaaattttaagtaaaaataaaaaatttaattttaattgacatgTAATGgaaaatacaaattaaaaatttttttttatgaatgacTTTTTGTTGAGTTAGCTTTAAATAGCACACGCTGTTCGAAGTGTTCATCACTTAGGCGATTATATTTGGGCAAATTCATCATCGTTGCGTAACTAAAAAGTCGTTCCACTGGAGCCGATGATGGTAATGGagtgttaaattttaagaatacTTGACGGATAGTTGAATAATCATCAAGTatgaaaaatctaaattttgagCTTTTTAAAAAGCAGTCAACTTCTGCAGCGGTTTGGCCTTGTGATGACGAAACTTTAAATTCTCTTACTAAAGCTCCCCgatttccaaaatttaatttttgattatcgGCATCACCATTATCAATTACGTCGATAGAAGTGTCGATCGATGCTTCTTTCGACACagtttctgaaaatttttcatgtgcAAGCTTCTGAACATCCGGAGGAAAAGATGCTAGCCATTGACCCTTAAACAGTGGGTGAGAGATAGCTGCAATAAGAGCTTGATTATCAGCTAAGGAAAAGTCAAACTGATTTTGAAATCTTCGCTCAATAGACTTAATTGTAGTTACAACTATAGTATGACAGAACCTGAGTTTTTCACCGAGTAATAAATCATTCATGTCATTTTGGACTGATACTAATTGTGGCAAAAGACATCCGTAATAACATTGGTCTGCTTGCAATTTGTCAATTGCTAAAGCTAGTGGGGTTGAACACATGAGAAATTCCTCTAAAGAAAAAGGttacgttaattttttaaattaataagtaatttttaatgaataacaaatgatactgaaatcaATAGAGATCTAACAACTATTGatagttttataataatttaattatgacaCTAAATATCATTTAAGAAATTcgcacttaaaatttttttaatgtttgcATGTGGGATTCTTTAACTAAATTTTGTTCACAACGCTgatcgaaaaaaatgattcaaaacatCTCAATTTTAATACTATGTAAAATCACATTCATCTTTGAGtaaatcattttctttaatcaggaaataattcaatttttataaaaatctgaaaaatcgTCAGATGTCTGTTGATTTCGTATTATGATAACaactatttttcttatttttgataaaataaattatttatacttatttttgattaaaaataatgttttttttttttttaaataatataaacaaaattctTGTCCGAGTAAATTTCGCTCCGGAGAAATCGAGTCAAtaagaagtaaaaataaaaagtaatctgtatctcaattttttctaattaaaaagtaaCGTGATACTTAATAATGGCAAATatgtcaagtaaaaataaaaattattttttattttgatttttttcaattatgaatttaaataatacttaGTAGTGAAAACgtaatgcattaaaaaaaatactgaataCTTGCAACTCTGCTCAGTACCACTGAGGATACTAAGGTCATCCTGAACAGGCTGGCACGACAAAATCCTGGGCTCACCACTCAATTATGGCGGGTCTGGGATCGTAGGGTGGTCGGTAAAACTGTCCACCTTGTTCTGGGTGTGGACCAGCGGTCGCTGGCGGCACTCTCGGGGTGCAACTACTCTCCCCACTTCGGTCTTGGTAAGGCCCGTTTTTACGAGGTCACATCCGGGAACGCAGCTGGGGCGAGTGGGGGTGCTTCGGGAGGGGCTGCTAGGAAGGCAACGAAGACCACGTCCGGAGCAGTGCCTCCTGAAAAGGCAAAGGCAAAGGTAGGGGAGCGGGGCCAGGAGACTGAAGCGGCTGGCGCTGCTCAGGAAACTGGGACTGCTCCCATACCTCCAAGGATTGTGATCGTTCCGCCTCCACCTCCTCCAGCTGAGGAACCGGCTGGGTCCCTCGGTGGTGGGGAGAGGGAGGGGGAACGTCACAACTCGCTTTGGGCCTCGATAGTAGGGCCAATCATCAAGCCACCTCGCTTGATAATGAGTGGGACTTCCGATGGGGAAAAGACCTTGCCTCCGGCAAGATCTGGATCCAGAGGAAGGCCCACAAAGGCGAAGGCGGTTGCCAAAGAGGGCCTGTCAGGGACTAAGCAGGGTAAACAAGCTACCCTCGCTCAGGCCCTGGCGGGAACCCTCCAGTTGCCGGCACACCGAAAGAGGTGATAGCCGAGACAAACAAGAAGGAAGAAGATGGGCACTAAACTGTCCCCTTCCTTCTCTAACCCACCAGCCCCCACCCCTCCCCCTCCTATTTCCTATTTCCCTCCCCATAACAAAAGCGATAAGACCACCAGTGCTGCAGATTCTATAACTGCAGGACAGACTAGTTTTTCGCAAATAAACTTGCAACACTGCAAAGCGGCCTCTGCATTACTTAGTAGAGACCTGGCGGTGTTGCAGACAGATGTATCCCTAATCCAAGAACCTTGGGTCTACAAGGGCCAAGTCTTAGGGATAGACAGGAGAAACGGATGTTTGATCCATGGTGACGCGGAGCTGGGGCCCAGGGCCTGTATCTTTATCAATAAGAAACACACAGCGCTCAAGTTGCACCAGCTTTGCACCAGGGATCTAGCCGTTGCTTCCATGAAAATCTCCATAGAGGGGACTAGGACGGAGCTGATCGTCGGCTCTGTCTATTTTCCATATGAAGATGCCAATGTACCTACCAAAGAGGTCACTGACTTGGTAGAATACTGCAGGTCCAAAGGGCTACCACTCCTGATTGGCTGTGATGCAAATGCACACCATACGGTTTGGGGTAGCTCGGACATAAACGAAAGAGGCTCAACACTACTTGAGTACCTTTCCACCACCTGCCTAGAGATCCTAAATGTGGGATCCAGGCCCACTTTCGTTACCTCTCGGAGGCAGGAAGTGATTGATATCACGCTGGGCTCTAATAAGATTGCACAGTTTGTCACGAATTGGCGGGTGAGCGAAGAAGATTCTCTTTCTGATCACCGCCGAATTCACTTTGTGTTGGAAGGCAGCAGGAACGGCAGGACTGGGGGCACATATAGGAACCCTAAGGCCACGGACTGGCTCATCTATAAGAAAGAGCTAGACTTACTGGCTGGAGGAACCTTGCGGGACCCTAAGAACGGCCGGTAGGATTGAGCAGGCGGTCGAGCATTTGCAAACGGCCATTGTTCAGTCCTATGAAATTGCATGCCCTTTGAAAACTAGGAAATGTAGCAAGCGGGTGACATGGTGGAATGCAGAGCTGAGCAGGCTCCGTTCCTGGTCCCGGAAGCTACTTAACAAAGCGTTAAAAACGAAATCGGACCAAAACTGGGCTAAGTATAAAACAGCCCAGATTCAATACAAAAAGTGTATTAAGGTCTCCAAAGCTGAGGCCTGGAGAAAGTTCTGTGGGGAGATTAAGGTTTTACCATTGGTGGCCCGTCTCCGTAGGATCTTCACTTCGGGCCCTACAGTTAAGCTAGGTAGTCTGACTCTCCCGGACGGGAGGGCAACAGCAAACCACGGAGAAATACTCGCTCATCTCTTTGAAGTACACTTCCCTGGCTCGGAATTGACGGGACAGGAGGGAAATCAAAAAGAGGAGAGAAACCTCACAGTTACCAGACATGGTGACTGGAGGACTGCTGCAAGGGTGGTAACGCCCAGCAGAATTGAATGGGCAATTGGCAACTTTGAGAAGTACAAAAGCCCAGGGGTGGATGGGATTTTTCCGGCTCTCCTACAAGAGGGTGGAGAATCACTTCGCAAACACCTCCTACACATATTTAGGGCCTGTCTGGCCCTAAGTTATGTGCCCAAAGCATGGCGTGAGGTCAGGGTAGTCTTTATACCAAAACCTGGGAAAAGTTGCTATGACCTGGCGAAATCCTTCAGGCCTATCAGTCTAACTTCCTTCCTTTTAAAAACCCTGGAAAGGATGGTGGATAGATACATAAGGGACGAAGCGCTGAGTCAAATACCAGTGCATCACTCACAGCATGCATACCAGGCTGGTAAATCTGTTGAAAAGGCTCTACATGAAGTAGTTAGCTACGTCGAGAGGGCCTTTCGGCAGAGGGAATCAGATCTGGGAGTATTCATTGACATTGAAGGGGCGTTTGATAATACACCCTTCGAAGCCATCTGCGAAGCAGCGGAACGCTTTGGGATAGAGGAATCTATCAAAGAATGGGCCCACAATACGCTTCGCTCGAGAATAGTGACAACCGAACTTAGTGACACTAAGGTACGGGCCCGTGTTAGAAGAGGCTGTCCGCAAGGAGGCGTGACCTCTCCTCTCATGTGGCTATTAGTCATTAACGAGCTTCTAGTAGGGCTGGAGAAGCTAGGAGTACACGCAGTGGGCTACGCGGATGACGTTGCTTTGATGATCAGAGGCAGTAGCCCAGTAGAGATAAGATGGAGAATGCAAAGAGCACTCGATCTTGTACAGAATTGGTGCACCGACAGATCTCTGAAGGTAAACCCTAACAAGACAGAGATGGTGCTCTTCACCAAAAAGAGGAAGCATAAGTTAATTGCGCCTTCAATTTTCGACACTGAGCTGAAGTTTTCAACAGAGGTACGCTACCTTGGAGTAACTCTGGACAATAAGCTCACGTGGAGAAGCCATATAGGGAAACAAGCTCAAAAAGCCACTGCCACTTTTTGGGCCTGTAGAAGGATATTTGGCACAACGTGGGGTCTAAAACCAAAACTAGTTAAGTGGATTTACACGGCTATTTTGATACCCCAACTAACCTTTGCCTCTGTCATTTGGTGGCCCGCAATACGAAGGGACGTCAACATCAAGGCATTAAATAAGGTCTACCGACTTGCTCTGCTAGGCATAACAGGAGCGCTTAAAACAACTCCCACCCTAGCTATGGGGGCACTCCTGAATGTAGTTCCTCCAAATATAACTGTAGAATCTCTGGCTGTGAAAACGGCTTTGAGACTGCATTTTGTTGGGTTGTGGTCGAAGGCTAGGACGGGACATGCGTCCATCCTACGGAACAGAGATCTCGAAGAGGTCCTGGCCCAAGGAGGGGTCTATGGCGCTCGTAGCTACCACTTCCGACACAAATACAAAGCCCTCTTTCCAAACAGGCAGGAATGGGAAGGAGAGAGCAATGAAATCCTATCACCCCAAGGGCTAGTCTGGTTTACGGACGGGTCCAAAAGGGTGGAGGGAGCAGGTGCAGGAATCTATAGCGGTGGACCCAAAACTGAGACATCCCTCAGACTGGGACACACTGCCTCTATTTTTCAGGCAGAAGTATATGCGATCTGGGCCTGTGTAAAGCACATTCTAGAGCTAAATCACAGGAACaaacacatatacatatgcaGTGACAGCCGTGCAGCTCTCAAGGCACTCACATCGGTCGTGGTGACTTCAAGGCTTGTACGGGACTGCATTACACTCGCCAACAAACTAGCGAGCACCAACTATGTCAATCTCATTTGGGTACCGGGTCACAGCGGTATCAAAGGGAATAACATAGCAAATGAATTGGCAAGGACAGGGGCCTGCAAAACGGACCCTGAGCCAGTCTGTTCAATTCCGGTGCCTCTATGCTTTATAAGAAGCCACTTGGCTCAATGGACCTGTGACAGGTTCTGGGACCTGTGGCTTGAAGCCGGAGGCATGCGACATACGAGGGCACTAATTGAAGGACCGTCGAAGTCGCTTGGTACCAGTCTAGTAGAGCTTGATAGATCCAAATTAAGGATTATTGTCGGGCTCGTTACAGGACACTGGTTTACCGGGAGGCATCTGAAGCTCATGGGCATCACCGATGATTCGATATGCCCTAGATGCAATTCAGAGGATGAAACTCCCCTCCACCTGCTGAGCCAATGCAGAGCCTTAGAAGATGTAAGGAAAGACATCTTGGGGATCTGTGATGATACTCGGCCTAACTTATTAGAGGTTGGGATGGGCAGATTTCTGCGATTCTCGAAATCCATAAATCTGCCAACCCAATCTTAATTTCAACGAGAATTGACCTAGTGGGGCCGAGTACAATGGTTCAAAAGAACTGAGTGCTCGGCTCTACACCAAACAAAGGGGTCAAACTCTCacttcaattcaattcaattcaaataataataataataataataataataataataataataataataataataatttattgtttcttAGCCTCTGGCTATTTACAAGTTCAActaaaattaacattaaaaatttacattagaaatttacattaaaaatttacattaaaaatttgtaggtGTACATTTTATCACagttataatttctttttcgtTAGTTTCATTATACTTTTTCATAGTTCCATTgtgcttttaattttatcgaatAAGCCCACATTTTGTTTGATATAGTCTTTTagtttaagtttaaataaattgattcgGTTTTCATTTGTCAATTCATAGGGCAATTTATTATACCAACTTAAACCTCTGTATACTAAAGTTTTTTCCGTCGATAGAGTTTTTGTTCGCGTTATTTTTAGTGTAGCCATGCTTCTAGTTACATAATTTGTTTGATTGAAATCGAATTcactatataaataattaggatataatttatttcttacttCATGGATAAATAAACATGTATTGTAAACTATTTTCTGTCTAACTGACATCCAACCTAGAGTCTCCAGCATAGTTTTTaaagtagtatatttattaacactTAAAATAACCCGCATCGCACGGTTTTGGAGCTTTTGTAAGCAATTCAACTTATTTTCAGAATAGTTCAGCATTATTGTACTACAGTACTCAAAATGTGGTAATACAatcgatttaaatatttgacattTAGAGTAGCTAGTTACTACGTTATCCAACCGTCTGAgcatatttacttttttagcAATTTTATTGCTTGCATATTCAGCGTTTTGATTAAATGTCAGATTATCGTCAATTATTACTCCGAGATATTTTGTCTCCATAACGTACTTTAATTCATGATTATTTACCAccaattaacaattatttcttatattttttatccgcTGATCATGCAATACCATgtaaactgttttttttttcatttattttaagttgATTAAGTAGATAAGGAGAGAGGCTTTCCCTCCCACAACAGGGATCTGCAATACCCTGTTACGATGTTGGCATCGTACGCCTCCGTTTGTCATCAGGGCAGAGCTGTCACATGACCAGTGCGGCAGTTCTGTCTATAAAAGAGCGCGTTAACCGGCAACCGAGCTTTTTCGTCGTTAGCTTTGAGTAGACAAGTAGTTCATATTCATTGCTAATTGTCGCGCAGTAAATGACCTGTACGCTGATCGTCATTACTGCTTATTAATTTGTTCTTAACTCATATTTGTTAGTAACTCGTCTAGTGTCCGCGGTAATTAGTTCAGTAAATTATCCTGTATTTATTACATTACATTTgtttgcaataaataatagttcATATCTGTTGCTATACCGAAGGCAGTTATTTGAGTAAATTAGTAGAAAGCCCTGTACCGTTAAGTACAGTAACGTTATTGGTAACcagtgtgcgtgtgtgcgacGTGGcatattagtttattattagttcaataaataattaaactaataaCTGAAACCAGTGTTGAGTGAATTCACCTGTGCTTTCCCAAGTCCACATTAGACAATTAAGGGTCTTCTTAGCCCATACATTGGGGATCAGTATCAAGGTCCAAGGAGAAGATTTCCAAGGGTCAACCAACGCCAGTCTAAGGACATCCAGGACAACTTCCACCTCCGAACTCAATCTTAGGCTCAGTACTAGTATTAGTTTAGAATTGTAAGGCCAGTTCGGGTTGATTAATTTAGTGCTAAggcattatttaattaaattcagtaaGTCAGAGTTTCATTGAGAGCTAGCGGGGCAAACTTTGACCCACTAACTGCACCCTTCCACCACTAAGTGCAGGATAACGTACCCCAGCGTTACAACCCTCATGGATAAGTGGGGGTTTGGGGGAATTTTTCACACCGACAGTTGAGATAGGGTGCGCTAGTGGCGCTTTCTGTTGATCTTCCAGGGTGGTATCCGAGAGAGGGCGCTTGTGGCATTTTCCTAGTAGATTTGGGGGCTTGAGGGAAGGGAGATTGGGGGAGGGGATATGAGATTGATGCTGTAGGATCGGGGCCTGGAGTATGAGGTGGGGATATGGGATTGATATGGTTCATGAATAAAGATATGGAGGGCGTTGGAGTGggggtattttttaaatttaggtgGGAAAAATGACGTATgttgtttttgtttaaatgtttttaagaTTAAAGTTTAAGGTATGCGGAAGGGTGgggatatttttataacaaatgacgcattttttacttattaatacGTGTATACCTTATCTTATCTTCCGCAactttcacttttattttgttataaacaaatgagtcaatttttctgaaaatttacacttttatctatttttcCCCTATTTTTCCACCAAAATCGTAGTGGGGATTCGTATTATAAAACCTCGATTTATCCGAGAAGTCAGTACAGTACAGTATACGTTTTTGTGTGTTAAGTTAGTGTTTAAATGTGTTTAACTCGATCGTTCCCTATCTGTGCTTATGGCTAAGTATAGTAAACcaatttttgagttatttgTTCGACATCCATTCATTTTGGATTGGATTAGAGCTCAAGCTACATGCCCAGATGCAATCAATAGAATCGATCGCTTAATAGAAATAGTAAATCTAataagaaaattggaaaagTTGCAAAATCGCatgatcaataaataaaaacaatggaGCTAATAATCGACTTTGTCGGATTTGAAATGCCGAATTGTGCATTTGTTGTAAAGGAGCTGTgtattattgatataaataatactaaatataCCAATGGATTGTATCATTGTTAGTATTGGCTATTCCAACCACCAATGGAATACATAAATGCTACAGTTATGCATGAAAGTGAAGATGAAAATGGCGATCGACATGGAATCATGTGGGATATAGGCGATACACCATATGATTCATTTAAACCAATAATGGctgagttaataaaaaaagtgcgCTACTTTTATGTCCAAGGAGCACAGGCGAGGGAAAGACTTGAAAAGATAATCGATTTTGCCGTTCCAATCATTGATCTACAGTTGATGCGACATTTTTCACTCGATTGCTTAGAAGAACTTAACAAACCACGATGTTTGCATCGTATCAAACACACAAAGAGAGGTCACTTCGCATGTGCATTTGGTACAACACAACTACTCAAGCACTGGTTTTTGAAGTATTGGGGTGTTGGGAAATCCTACGAAAAGTCTGTTCAACTGTTTTAccaattaaatgatttaagGAAAATGGACGTCACTGACATTGCATGTCTCGATGATTTGTTCATTTTACGTTTTGCAAAAtcacaaattaaatttgtatgggatgtaCTTCCAGGGCATTTAaagtataatgaaaaattaatggacTATTCATTTTGTATCAAACATAACCCACTATCAGCTTCGAGCTATGATATTCCAGGAATATGGCTTTACccgttaagaaaatattgtaCTACATGCAACAACATGAAAGATAATgtacgaaaataaattaatatctaaactttatatatatatatgtagatcttaaaattacttatactaattaaaataataataataataatgtatattgaaaggtatgatataaataaaaaaacaataattataatgaaagtcagttttatttctttcatctCCCTCCTACTCCTCCTCCTCCTCCTCCATAATACAATACATGTTTAAGTTAATTTTCTTACAGTACTACTTAATGGATTATACTCAATGTTCGATTCGGAAACTGTTCATCAGATTCAAACTCAAGACGAATATCAACTGGTCCAGATTTAATAGATTCATTTTGCTTTGAACAGTCGATAATATAGAGTGGTGCTTCTTGTAAATATTCAGTTTTTGTCAATAATGGTTTCGATTCTTTATTATAGTATGATGTTTGAAAATTAGTATACATATCATATATTAAAGCATACTGATTACGACTAATGTTTAGATTTAAATTCCCATATGGATAACTTTGAGAATTGAGAAATAGCTTTACATCTCTGATATTACAATGATCGAATTGACTGGCGTTTTTCGTTACATCATTTTTTCTAGCAGTTTGAAATCCTAGAATCACATATCGCGGCTTTTCCAATTGCGTCGAAGTCGTGATTGGCCAAACATGTTTCGTTGTTCGGGGGAGTAGCGGGTATTCATACAATTGCCATGTGCGAAAGCTTATTGATATAGCTGGATCATTAGCAATAAAATTGAGTGCTTGAATTTTTTGCTTGTCTGACATTGTGACGTATGGGACATTCCATTCTACCTTATTGAGAAGAAGTTTCACTATTTCAGCCCTCTCACCAGCGGCAGCAGgtgtatgtatagatgtatTAACATCAGAATTTGATCGTATAAGAATTAATTCATGTTTGGCATTCATGATAATACGATTATAATCTTCGGCAAATCCAAGTATGTAATTTAGTGGTATAGAAATGTTGAAATATCCATCATCATTAGTCAATTTACTATCATTATTGATCAACCATCCAGCATTCTCCATTAAATTGACTTGCCCAAGACTCaaagatatataatttttcatgagACTTGTAAGACCCACATTTTTACATCTATCAATTTCAACAGCATTTAATT
The Microplitis mediator isolate UGA2020A chromosome 6, iyMicMedi2.1, whole genome shotgun sequence genome window above contains:
- the LOC130670519 gene encoding uncharacterized protein LOC130670519 → MVDRYIRDEALSQIPVHHSQHAYQAGKSVEKALHEVVSYVERAFRQRESDLGVFIDIEGAFDNTPFEAICEAAERFGIEESIKEWAHNTLRSRIVTTELSDTKVRARVRRGCPQGGVTSPLMWLLVINELLVGLEKLGVHAVGYADDVALMIRGSSPVEIRWRMQRALDLVQNWCTDRSLKVNPNKTEMVLFTKKRKHKLIAPSIFDTELKFSTEVRYLGVTLDNKLTWRSHIGKQAQKATATFWACRRIFGTTWGLKPKLVKWIYTAILIPQLTFASVIWWPAIRRDVNIKALNKVYRLALLGITGALKTTPTLAMGALLNVVPPNITVESLAVKTALRLHFVGLWSKARTGHASILRNRDLEEVLAQGGVYGARSYHFRHKYKALFPNRQEWEGESNEILSPQGLVWFTDGSKRVEGAGAGIYSGGPKTETSLRLGHTASIFQAEVYAIWACVKHILELNHRNKHIYICSDSRAALKALTSVVVTSRLVRDCITLANKLASTNYVNLIWVPGHSGIKGNNIANELARTGACKTDPEPVCSIPVPLCFIRSHLAQWTCDRFWDLWLEAGGMRHTRALIEGPSKSLGTSLVELDRSKLRIIVGLVTGHWFTGRHLKLMGITDDSICPRCNSEDETPLHLLSQCRALEDVRKDILGICDDTRPNLLEVGMGRFLRFSKSINLPTQS
- the LOC130670520 gene encoding uncharacterized protein LOC130670520, with amino-acid sequence MAEILDIQKPIIFDESISHYEVHSHLPYASSTFNNSDEIRISIQHQDLCILPSKSSLHIRGRFVKEDGTGAGATMNLVNMAICHMFEEIRYELNAVEIDRCKNVGLTSLMKNYISLSLGQVNLMENAGWLINNDSKLTNDDGYFNISIPLNYILGFAEDYNRIIMNAKHELILIRSNSDVNTSIHTPAAAGERAEIVKLLLNKVEWNVPYVTMSDKQKIQALNFIANDPAISISFRTWQLYEYPLLPRTTKHVWPITTSTQLEKPRYVILGFQTARKNDVTKNASQFDHCNIRDVKLFLNSQSYPYGNLNLNISRNQYALIYDMYTNFQTSYYNKESKPLLTKTEYLQEAPLYIIDCSKQNESIKSGPVDIRLEFESDEQFPNRTLSIIH